The following coding sequences are from one Streptomyces sp. NBC_00536 window:
- a CDS encoding non-ribosomal peptide synthetase, translating to MSDPSCATELSFELSFAQQRLWFFDQMMPGNPFYNLAFAHRLSGPLDLSALRSALTGITSRHEALRTRFTTVGGEPRQVIDPPGFMDLPVTDVSQAADPVAEAHRLAGAEALVPFDLSKGPLLRARLVRLGDTDHVLLVTLHHIAGDGWSLGVFQDELSSLYRAFSAGGTAELPPLEIQYADFAAWQRSYLSDEVLTEQLGHWRERLRGMPVALELPADRPRPPLPSYTAGVVPFEVPMDVVRRLRAIGTERHSTLFMVLLAAFDALLAGYTGGTDIVVGVPVAGRDRAELEGLIGFFVNNLVMRVDCSGDPTFGELVDRVRDTAFDAFDHQDLPFERLVEELHPARDPSRNPLTQVGFQLLREEHTGRTLDLPGLVVTPFEGHGDTIHLDVELCCHETPEGLSGRLVFAADLFDAATMERFARHFVHLLDQVSGLGQDTRLSRLSLLTDEEAHRQLVEWNGTDREFPAGTVVRLFEAQAARTPDAVALSYGGDALTYRELNRRANRFARRLRSLGVGSEVVVGLCAGRGLDTMVAMLAVLKAGGAYLPLDPAYPAERIAYMLGDARCPFVIVQDGLDAMASGDAEVIRLDGAADAAWPAHDLGVDTAPDGLAYVIYTSGSTGLPKGVEVPHHGLTSMIAFQSREFGLGPHSRVLQVASICFDASVSEIWITWITGGELVIAPPHLLGGELSALLAERAITQVALVPSVLATLPDAGLPHLETVLIGGEAGAPAVVNRWSRGRELINVFGPTEATVNASFFRCAGEVSSALPIGRPVDNTRLYVLDQWLRPLPVGVPGEVYIGGIGVARGYLGRAGLTAARFVADPFGGAGARLYRTGDLARFLADGNIEFLGRLDDQVKLRGFRVELGEVEAALAGHPGVAQAAVAVREDPDGDPRMYAYVVPAGRAQDGAGDDAGALGEEHLRERQRFFDEAHRSGTSVPPANPTALERVGALRPDRVLEIGCGGGALVRALAPVCGQYVATDFSASAVDMLRSAPDLAGRAGITLLNREATDFRGFRDGSFGAVVIDSVIRHCPSLSHADRIVTQALRAVGDGGVLVVTDVPEHPRDPGAGGTDGTGGAAELAASPDYFTALADRLPRCAGTELIRRDGRLDVVITAGPAPDSGDRTPDLTPDLPLRQTAALASDPLRAARASLLAEELRAYGRARLPEYMVPSGFLVLDRLPLSPNGKVDTQALPAPRATARGRGRAPSGPAEEALCALFAEVLRLDSVSPDDGFFDLGGHSLLALRLINLIHARLGVEIPLGTLFLTPAPAALAEHITRHVPHVPGGTA from the coding sequence ATGAGTGATCCTTCCTGCGCGACAGAACTGTCCTTCGAGCTGTCCTTCGCACAGCAACGGCTGTGGTTCTTCGACCAGATGATGCCGGGCAACCCGTTCTACAACCTGGCGTTCGCGCACAGGCTGTCGGGACCCCTCGATCTGTCCGCCCTGCGCTCGGCGCTCACCGGGATCACCTCCCGGCACGAGGCCCTGCGGACGCGGTTCACCACGGTCGGTGGTGAACCGCGGCAGGTGATCGATCCGCCGGGCTTCATGGACCTGCCGGTGACGGACGTCTCGCAGGCGGCCGACCCGGTCGCCGAGGCACACCGCCTCGCGGGCGCGGAGGCGCTGGTTCCCTTCGACCTCTCGAAGGGGCCGCTGCTCCGCGCCCGCCTGGTGCGCCTCGGCGACACGGATCATGTGCTGCTGGTGACCCTGCACCACATCGCGGGCGACGGCTGGTCGCTGGGTGTGTTCCAGGACGAGCTGAGCAGCCTCTACCGCGCCTTCTCGGCGGGCGGGACCGCTGAGCTGCCTCCGCTGGAGATCCAGTACGCGGACTTCGCCGCGTGGCAGCGGTCGTACCTCTCCGACGAGGTGCTGACCGAGCAGCTCGGCCACTGGCGTGAGCGGCTGCGCGGCATGCCGGTGGCGCTGGAGCTCCCGGCCGACCGTCCCCGTCCCCCGTTGCCCAGCTATACGGCGGGGGTGGTGCCCTTCGAGGTGCCCATGGACGTGGTGCGGCGGCTGCGGGCCATCGGTACCGAGCGCCACTCGACGCTGTTCATGGTGCTGCTGGCCGCCTTCGACGCGCTGCTGGCCGGCTACACGGGCGGTACGGACATCGTGGTCGGGGTTCCGGTCGCGGGCCGGGACCGGGCCGAACTCGAAGGCCTCATCGGCTTCTTCGTCAACAACCTGGTCATGCGGGTGGACTGCTCCGGCGATCCGACCTTCGGGGAGCTGGTGGACCGCGTACGGGACACCGCCTTCGACGCCTTCGACCACCAGGACCTGCCCTTCGAGCGCCTGGTGGAGGAGCTGCACCCGGCGCGCGACCCGAGCCGCAACCCGCTCACCCAGGTCGGCTTCCAGCTGCTCCGGGAAGAGCACACCGGGCGGACGCTCGACCTGCCCGGCCTCGTGGTCACCCCGTTCGAAGGACACGGCGACACCATCCATCTGGATGTCGAGCTGTGCTGTCACGAGACGCCCGAGGGGCTCTCCGGACGGCTGGTCTTCGCGGCCGACCTGTTCGACGCGGCGACCATGGAGCGGTTCGCCCGGCACTTCGTCCACCTCCTGGACCAGGTGAGCGGGCTGGGCCAGGACACCCGGCTGTCGCGGCTGTCGCTGCTCACCGACGAGGAGGCACACCGCCAGCTCGTCGAATGGAACGGCACGGACCGGGAGTTCCCGGCCGGGACCGTGGTCCGGCTCTTCGAGGCGCAGGCGGCCCGCACCCCTGACGCGGTGGCGCTCTCGTACGGGGGCGACGCGCTCACCTACCGGGAGCTGAACCGGCGGGCGAACCGTTTCGCCCGCCGCCTGCGCTCGCTCGGGGTCGGCAGCGAGGTGGTCGTCGGCCTGTGCGCCGGACGCGGCCTCGACACCATGGTCGCCATGCTGGCCGTGCTCAAGGCGGGGGGCGCCTACCTGCCCCTCGACCCGGCCTATCCGGCCGAGCGGATCGCGTACATGCTGGGCGACGCCCGCTGCCCGTTCGTCATCGTCCAGGACGGTCTCGACGCGATGGCCTCCGGGGACGCCGAGGTGATCCGCCTCGACGGCGCCGCCGACGCGGCCTGGCCCGCGCACGACCTGGGCGTGGACACCGCGCCCGACGGCCTCGCGTACGTCATCTACACCTCGGGCTCCACGGGCCTGCCCAAGGGCGTCGAGGTCCCGCACCACGGCCTGACCAGCATGATCGCCTTCCAGAGCCGGGAGTTCGGCCTCGGGCCGCACTCCCGGGTGCTCCAGGTGGCGTCGATCTGCTTCGACGCCTCGGTGTCGGAGATCTGGATCACCTGGATCACCGGCGGCGAGCTGGTGATCGCGCCCCCGCACCTGCTCGGCGGCGAGCTGTCCGCCCTGCTGGCCGAGCGCGCGATCACGCAGGTCGCGCTGGTGCCCTCCGTGCTCGCGACCCTTCCGGACGCCGGACTGCCGCATCTGGAGACCGTCCTCATCGGTGGTGAGGCCGGTGCGCCCGCGGTGGTGAACCGCTGGTCGCGCGGGCGGGAGCTGATCAATGTCTTCGGCCCCACCGAGGCCACGGTCAACGCTTCCTTCTTCCGCTGCGCCGGTGAGGTCTCCTCCGCGCTGCCGATCGGCCGGCCGGTGGACAACACCCGGCTGTACGTCCTGGACCAGTGGCTGCGTCCGCTGCCGGTCGGTGTCCCCGGAGAGGTGTACATCGGCGGCATCGGTGTGGCCCGCGGCTACCTCGGCCGGGCGGGGCTCACCGCGGCCCGGTTCGTGGCCGACCCGTTCGGCGGGGCCGGTGCGCGGCTGTACCGGACGGGCGACCTCGCCCGCTTCCTGGCCGACGGGAACATCGAGTTCCTCGGCCGCCTGGACGACCAGGTGAAGCTGCGCGGCTTCCGGGTCGAGCTGGGGGAGGTCGAGGCGGCCCTCGCCGGACATCCCGGGGTGGCGCAGGCCGCGGTCGCGGTCCGCGAGGACCCGGACGGCGACCCCCGCATGTACGCCTACGTGGTGCCCGCCGGGCGGGCGCAGGACGGCGCCGGAGACGATGCGGGCGCTCTGGGAGAGGAGCACCTCCGGGAGCGGCAGCGCTTCTTCGACGAGGCGCACCGCTCCGGCACGTCCGTCCCTCCCGCGAACCCGACCGCGCTGGAGCGCGTGGGAGCGCTGCGTCCGGACCGGGTCCTGGAGATCGGCTGCGGCGGCGGTGCGCTCGTACGCGCCCTGGCGCCGGTGTGCGGCCAGTACGTCGCCACGGACTTCTCCGCGTCGGCCGTGGACATGCTGCGCAGCGCGCCGGACCTGGCCGGCCGGGCGGGGATCACCCTGCTCAACCGCGAGGCGACGGACTTCCGCGGCTTCCGGGACGGCTCGTTCGGGGCGGTCGTGATCGACTCCGTGATCCGGCACTGTCCTTCGCTGTCCCATGCGGACCGGATCGTCACGCAGGCCCTGCGGGCCGTCGGCGACGGCGGCGTCCTGGTCGTCACCGACGTTCCGGAGCACCCGCGGGACCCCGGGGCGGGCGGGACGGACGGGACGGGCGGGGCAGCCGAACTGGCCGCCAGCCCGGACTACTTCACCGCCCTGGCGGACCGGCTGCCCCGGTGCGCCGGGACCGAACTCATCCGCCGCGACGGCCGTCTCGACGTGGTCATCACGGCGGGCCCCGCGCCGGACTCCGGGGACCGGACGCCGGATCTGACGCCGGATCTCCCGCTGCGGCAGACCGCCGCCCTGGCGAGCGATCCGCTGCGCGCCGCGCGCGCCTCTCTCCTGGCGGAGGAACTGCGCGCGTACGGGCGGGCCCGGCTGCCGGAGTACATGGTGCCGTCCGGTTTCCTCGTACTGGACCGGCTGCCGCTCTCGCCGAACGGCAAGGTGGACACCCAGGCGCTGCCCGCACCGCGGGCCACGGCCCGCGGCCGCGGCCGCGCCCCCTCGGGGCCCGCCGAGGAAGCGCTGTGCGCGCTCTTCGCCGAAGTGCTGCGGCTCGATTCCGTGAGCCCCGACGACGGGTTCTTCGACCTGGGCGGGCACTCCCTCCTCGCGCTGCGGCTGATCAACCTCATCCACGCGCGGCTCGGTGTGGAGATCCCCCTCGGGACGCTCTTCCTGACCCCGGCTCCCGCCGCGCTCGCCGAACACATCACCCGACACGTTCCACACGTTCCAGGAGGAACAGCATGA
- a CDS encoding MbtH family protein: MSTPTNPFDNEDGTFLVLRNDEDQLSLWPDFADVPAGWTVVHGPDRRQACLDRIEETWTDMRPRSLVLAMDAGKAG; this comes from the coding sequence ATGAGCACCCCCACCAACCCCTTCGACAACGAGGACGGGACCTTCCTCGTCCTGCGCAACGACGAGGACCAGCTCTCGCTCTGGCCCGATTTCGCCGACGTCCCGGCCGGCTGGACCGTGGTGCACGGTCCGGACCGCCGCCAGGCGTGCCTGGACCGCATCGAAGAGACCTGGACCGACATGCGGCCGCGCAGCCTGGTCCTGGCCATGGACGCGGGCAAGGCGGGCTGA